In a genomic window of Muntiacus reevesi chromosome 1, mMunRee1.1, whole genome shotgun sequence:
- the PDZK1 gene encoding Na(+)/H(+) exchange regulatory cofactor NHE-RF3, producing MASIFHPRECKLTKQEGKSYGFFLRIEKDTDGHLVRVIEKGSPAEKAGLQDGDRVLRINGVFVDKEEHMQVVDLVRKSGNSVTLLVLDGDSYEKAMKKQVDLKALGQSQESSLNDKKPPSVMNGGAQMWTQPRLCYLVKEGGSYGFSLKTVQGKNGVYMTDIKPQGVAMKAGVLVDDHLIEVNGENVEDASHEEVVEKVKKSGSRIMFLLVDKETDKHHSEQKIKVKRETASLKLLPCQPRVVEMKKGSNGYGFYLRESPEQKGQIIKDIDSKSPAEKAGLKNNDLVVAVNGKSVESLDHDSVVEMIRKGGDQTSLLVVDKETDNIYKLAGFSPFFYYQSQELPNGSVKEAPAPTPAPLEVSSPETTEEVDHKPKLCRLARGEDGYGFHLNAVRGQPGSFVKEVQKGGPADLAGLEDEDVIIEVNGVNMLDEPYEKVVDRIQSSGKTIILLVCGKKAYDYFQAKKIPIVSSMADPLDDDPDPDEGRLEESEQDSHSAEERERAHSTASHSSSNSEDTQM from the exons ATGGCCTCCATCTTCCACCCCCGAGAATGTAAGCTAACCAAACAGGAAGGGAAAAGCTATGGCTTCTTCCTGCGAATTGAGAAGGACACTGACGGCCACCTGGTCCGGGTGATTGAGAAGGGTAGCCCAGCAGAGAAGGCGGGTCTCCAGGATGGAGACAGAGTTCTTAGGATCAATGGTGTCTTCGTGGACAAGGAAGAGCATATGCAG gTTGTGGATCTGGTCAGAAAGAGTGGGAATTCAGTGACTTTACTAGTTCTGGATGGGGATTCCTATGAGAAAGCCATGAAAAAGCAAGTAGACTTGAAAGCATTGGGTCAAAGTCAGGAGTCGAGTTTGAACGATAAGAAGCCGCCCTCTGTGATGAACGGAGGAGCACAGATGTGGACGCAGCCACGGCTCTGCTACCTAGTGAAGGAGGGGGGTAGCTATGGCTTCTCTCTGAAAACTGTCCAAG GTAAAAACGGAGTGTACATGACTGATATAAAACCTCAAGGTGTGGCTATGAAAGCTGGAGTCCTGGTTGATGACCACTTGATTGAAGTGAATGGAGAGAATGTAGAGGATGCCAGCCATGAGGAGGTAGTTGAAAAG GTGAAGAAGTCTGGAAGCCGCATCATGTTCCTGCTTGTGGACAAGGAAACTGACAAGCACCATAGCGAGCAGAAGATAAAAGTCAAGAGAGAAACAGCCAGTCTGAAACTGCTACCCTGCCAGCCCCGTGTAGTAGAAATGAAGAAGGGAAGCAATGGCTATGGTTTCTACCTGAGGGAAAGCCCAGAACAGAAAG GTCAAATCATCAAGGACATAGATTCCAAAAGTCCAGCAGAAAAGGCTGGCTTGAAGAACAATGACCTGGTTGTTGCTGTCAATGGCAAGTCTGTGGAGTCCCTTGATCATGACAGTGTGGTGGAAATGATTAGAAAGGGTGGAGATCAGACCTCTCTATTGGTGGTAGACAAAGAGACAGACAACATATATAAACTG gctggcttttctccatttttctactATCAAAGCCAAGAGCTGCCTAATGGTTCTGTCAAGGAGGCTCCAGCTCCTACTCCTGCTCCTCTGGAGGTCTCAAGCCCAGAAACTACAGAGGAAGTAGATCATAAGCCTAAACTCTGCAGGCTGGCTAGAGGTGAAGATGGCTATGGCTTTCACTTAAACGCGGTTCGGGGTCAACCAGGCTCATTCGTCAAAGAG GTGCAGAAGGGCGGCCCTGCTGACCTGGCTGGGCTGGAGGATGAGGACGTCATCATTGAGGTGAACGGAGTAAACATGCTGGATGAGCCCTATGAGAAGGTGGTGGACAGAATCCAGAGCAGTGGCAAGACTATCATACTCTTAGTCTGTGGAAAGAAGGCCTATGATTATTTCCAGGCTAAGAAAATCCCTATTGTTTCCTCCATGGCTGATCCGCTGGATGACGACCCTGATCCTGATGAAGGAAGGCTGGAAGAATCAGAGCAAGACTCACACTCGGCAGAAGAACGAGAACGA GCCCACAGTACAGCCTCTCATTCTTCTTCCAATtctgaagacacacagatgtga